Below is a genomic region from Salvelinus sp. IW2-2015 unplaced genomic scaffold, ASM291031v2 Un_scaffold3043, whole genome shotgun sequence.
TAAATGATCCTAACCTGCCCCCTAAATGACTCCTAACCCTTGCCACCCTAACTGATCATCCTAACCTGCCACCTAAATGATCCTAACCTGCCACCTAAATGATCCTAACCTGCCACCTAAATGATCCTAACCTGTCCGTATGGGAGCAGCAGCTAGCATCAACCATATGCTCAGTAGGCCTACTATAAATACCACAAACTCTGCCACTAGAGAGCACCACCCAGACATTCTAGTGGTAaatacaacaataacaacattttAGATGCCACAATTTCCTATAACCTGGGGATAATTCTAATGCACACAATCAAGAAAAGAGGGGGCAGTCAGGTGCACAAGAGATTAAGTTTATGGGTAAAATGAACAGAacacaaaatatattaaaaagtAAGAACAGACAGCGGCTAGAAGATGCCCATTGTATAACCCCTGGCCCCAAATGTAGCCGTATAATTTATTCAATTACATCAAGGTCCTCTCAGTCTATCCATGTCCTCATCTTTTATTTACCATTATTTAAGCAGGTAGCCCCACAGACTAAAGTCTCTTTTGCAAAGGGAGCCCTGCATCAGAAGAGCAGCAATGAATTACACATTAAGAAGTGGCCCTAAAAAGTAGACTACAAACTGTTAATGACTCAGATATAGTTCAGCAATAGTAAAAGCGCCAGTCAGTTTGCTAGCCTATAAAAAGCCTCACAAATAGTGCAGTACAGGAATGATGCTGGAACTGACTAAACAAATGCCTTGGTGTTTGTTCGGGGGGCTAACACCATTGTCTAGTATGCAGAAGAATTGCATTCAAACTGTTGGTCACACTCAGTAACTACAAATACTGATGCTAAACACTCATGCTAGCTTCTCTGGTGGCAAACACATACAGGTGTTGTCTTAACTGATGCTGTTCTGGATGCTGAAGACTGCTCTATTCCAGTCATATGGGCCCATAGGggtctggtcataagtagtgaaCTACTGAATATAGGAAATTGGGTGTCATTTGTGATGTAGTGTTTGATGCCTGATACTGATTAGTCCCCAAGTAGCACAAACATCTGGCCCGATTCCAGKAAGCCAGATATAAAACTGCTGGCCCGGGTCTGGCAGCCGGATCCGTCCCGAGCCCGAAATGAATGACGGTACAGACTAGGCCCAAGCCTGAACTTAGCCAAAGCTGCAATTTTAGAACCAGAATACTCCCAGCAATGGCCCAAATCCACTCAATATTATATTAAAATGTAGGTAGTAATATTGCAGCTATTAAACGAACTatgaacaacaaaaaatacatgacaTTTTCTCATTTTAAGACTAGATAAAATTGACTTAAAAAAAACWaatgtatttcacctttatttaaccaggtaggccagttgagaacaagttctcatttacaacggcgacctggccaagatagaccTGCTGCTcggacagctgatgcttaaagttagagagggagatataaggctccagcttcagagatttttgcaattcgttccagtcattggcagcagagaactggaaggaaacacTGTCATCCCTCAACATGTATAGCTGCATGGATGAACCCAAATAAacgtcactagaaaacagcttaaacgcaaatgcagctactttgatGTTATTCTATCTGTTGAGTTGACGTGACTGTGTTAGacctagttggctagctagcaagcaagggataagaacattgccaacCAGCTTAGCAAtcaaacaaagagaatgaacgaccagcccgCTTCTCTAGCAACCTAACTGATAGAACTAACAACCAGATTTAGTGAAAGGATGAAAGTATGAATTTACTTAttcaaatataaatgaaaaaaaaatgacCGGTAAATTTGTGCTTGTTTCTTTGGCAACCATGGTATAAGCGGGATAAACGCCTCCGCTCTATACATTATCTGGAGCTAATAAGTACcaagtgcgtgcgtgtgtgttagcctagtggttagagcgttggactagtaaccgaaaggttgcaagatcaaatccccgagctgacaaggtacaaatctgccgttctgcccctgaacaggcagttaacccattgttcctaggctgtcattgaatttgttcttaaccgacttgcctagtaaaataaatatgtaaatgcATCCATCTCTAGGTCTATCCGCCCTCTCCTGGCTgtgtttggtcctctcctttctgtctcgGTCTGGTGCAACCTTATGACAAACTTCTCCGTCTCTCCATCTGTAGCTTTGGATGTGAAGGTTTCACCTGACAGCACCTTTGAATAACAGGGCAGAGCAAAAGAAGTAGTTACAACAATTAGTCKGATTGACACCACACAAAAATCCTAGGAATCACAATCCAGACCTCAAATATCAAAACAATAACCACAGAGGTTTTCAATTTCAACACTGAGTAACAGATCAAGAGATAAACATTGAGAAAATTATAAAATGCTACATgcaaagtgttagtcccatgtttcatgagctgaaataaaagatcccagaaatgttccataggcacaaaaagcttctcattttgttcacatacctttttgtaagaatttctcctttgccaagataatccacaggtgtggcatatcaagaagctgattaaaacagcatgatcattacacagatgcaccttgtgctggagacaataaaaggcctctaaaatatgcagtttcgtcacaacacaatgccacagatgtatcaagttttgaaggagcgtggaattggcatgctgactgcaggaatgtccaccagagctgttgccagattaaCATTaaataatttctctaccataaaccacctccaacgtcgttttagggaATTTGGAAGTACgcccaaccggtctcacaactgcagaccacgtgtatggcgttgtgtggacgagcggtttgctgatgccaacgttgtgaacagagtgccccaggGTGAcagtatggtatgggcagacaggcataagctatggacaatgaacgcATTTTATgaatgcaatttgaatgcacagagatactatgatgagatcccgaggcccattgtcgtgccattcagaTCGGCCCTGTGGTTCCGGAGATGTAATTTAGGTGTtattcacaaaataaaaaaatggtggaaaatccaTCATGGTTGATCTTATGAATTAattatgcttcaccatctggcagtccgttggacaaatctggatttggaggaagccaggagaacgctacctgcctcaatgaatagtgccaactgtaaagtttggtggtttgaataatggtctggggctgtttttcatggttcgggctgggtcccttagttccagtgaagggaaatcttaaagctacagcataatgacattctagacgattctgtgcttccaactttgtggaaacagtttgaggaaggccctttcttggttcagtatgacaatgtccctgtgtacaaagtgaggtccatgtagaaatggtttgttgagatcggtgtggaagaacttgactggcctgcacagagccgtgacatcaaccccatcgaacacttttgggatgaattggaacgccgaccgcgagctaggcctaatcgcctaacatcagagtccgacctcactaatgcttgtgactgaatggaagcaagtccccacagcaatattccaacatttagtggaaagccttcccagaagactgggggctgttatagcagcaaaggggggaggggggggaccaactccatattaatgcccatgattttggaatgagatgctcgacgatcaggtgtccacatatctttggtcatgtagtgtaattaatatatacagaaccagtcaaaagtttggacatacctactcattcaagggttttactttatttttacattgtagaataatagtgaagacatcaaaactataaataacacaaggaatcatgtagtaaccaaaaaaaagttaatacagaagccctatttggtaaaaaatattatggcaagaacagctcaaataagcagagaaacgacagtccatcattactttaacataTGAAactcagtcaatcaggaacatttcaagaacttttagagtttcttcaagtgcagtcgcaaaaaccatcagcttcagaaattgcagcccaaataaatgtttcacagagttcaaataatagacatctcaacatcaaatgttcagaggagactgcgtgaatcaggccttcgtgatcgaattgctgaaaaggaaccactgctaaaggacactaataataagaagagacttgcttaggccaagaaacacgagcaatggacataagaccggtgaaaatctgtcttttggtctaatcagtacaaatttgagatttttggtaccaaccgccgtgtctttgtgagtaggtaaacggatgatctccgcatgtgtggttcccaccatgaagcatggaggaggtggtatgatggtgctttgctggtgacactgtcagtgatttatttagaattcaaggcacacttaaactgcatggctaccacataaATCtacagcgataagccatcccatctggttcgcgGTATGGgactagcatttgtttttcaacaggacaatgacccaaaacacacctccaggctgtttaagggctatttgaccaaggagagtgatggagtgcRgcatcagatgaccttgcctccacaatcacccaacctcaacccaattgagatggtttgggatgagttggactgcagtgtAGGAAAAGCATCTCAATTTATTGTTGCGAGttaaaatagtagaatacacaagacgcaattttgaaatttggttgtgcatcagaagttttttcttgttattttagTCACTGATAGTTAgtcccatgtcagctaacattttttagattgaaGTTCTTTTTAGAAGCTCTTCATTTGGCATTAGGGAAAACACGAGAttaactgctacaaaaaagacctCCTAAAGAACACTctgtaatgttcacaactacatatactttgaactcgCGAAAAGCTGGAGgtgtggtcaagaaacactggcatatttaatcatcggacccagctttgctGGCTGAATTTAAAAATCCACCACTTActgtgtataggagaggtcgcaatttacgcaataaattggttcatgccaactgccagccacaaaagaaaatcagccaggctcttttacgccatctaccaaatggtagctataaatgcagaggatgtgcacagtgcaacaatatgataaagtgtgaatatttctgccacccacacacaggaaaacggttccaaataaatgacattattacgtgtcccaccacccatgttatttacatgattaaatgtccatgtgggctctgctATGTGTGTAAAACCTCAAACAGACAATTAGTGAACATAacagttcaatcaggagaaacgacagggattatccagtRgcagtacattttaatgacctaaagcatgacatttctaccttttagATTTTGTTGTATAGAGAAAgctaagatatcagacagggaaggtgatattaataatactccaGAGTAAAATGGAATGTTTTTgaattttcaccctccagacattatttcctaaaggacttaatgatgaaatgcctatgtatgttatgttgtgaatttgaacatgaattatgtgcctatttaagattactctgatgtttttcgtacgatgtacccaatgattaatgaaaacttgctatgtcctcattgtggttctacagacgtgtttaatacatcttatttatacacttctgtaatatttatgaaatgcatattgttatatttggtagcacttatttgtttttcctttgcctccaacccctttcgatgtgtggaacggatgtgggtggggctaggtctacataagggtgctaattaACAAAATTCACAAAAGCTCTTCACAAATTCAcaaaggccgtgaggccgatacgtaagcttattaaatatcagtgACACTaacaagagcagtgtgcggtttcctttttcctacagcttgtgtggcctaacacttcacagccgagccgttgttgctccaagacgttaccatttcacaataacagcacttacagttgaccggggcagctcaagtggggcagaaattttacgaaatgacttgttggaaaggtggcatcctattacggtgccatgttgaatgtcactgagttcttcagttaGGCCATTtgactgcaaatgtttgtctatggagattgcatggctgtgagctcgagtttatacacctgtcagcaacagtattgaatgaaatagccgaatccactaatttgaaggggtgtccacatacttttgtatatatactgtcAGTTGACAAGCAAAATYTGTCTCACAGTAGTTTCCTTTCTAGCATAAAACCTAGTGCATAAAATGCTGTACAATAATGAAAATATGACTAAAACATTGACAAGTTCGTCAAGAAACATAAGGAAAATTACTGTACTCACAGTGAAGGATAAAACGGTTAATAATAATGCTGGAAAATCGAAGATTCTCTGCACAGCCACAGATGGCGAGCTGAATTTGGCTAATTAACACTGCAAACTCGCGCTAGCTTTGACGTCATCAGTCACTCTTAAAGGGACATGCTTTCTTACAGGTGAATAAAACAGAAATTAATATAGAACTGTTGTTTCTGATCAacgaaaatgtggtaattaatgttgttgtattgtgcTGGAACTAAGGACAACAAATTATAATTGAATGGGTTCAATTAAGAAAAAAAGTTGTAATATGATTCTGATTGGGCTAACAAAATCCTACAAGAGTTATCAAAAACCTATagaataaatgtacttttaatctgtctgtctgcatatttcaagacatggcatatgagggtgcagtgagataaaCGATGGGCTGGACGATACTCTTCTCATCAATCAGCAGGAAAAACATACTTAAaacctggaaatcaaccaatcctccatcctccacaatggaaaggtcaaatMCTTTATMatctaaatgttgaaagtgcatgggcaatggagagaaagaaaatggtgcagcttgaggccatgtggcagagAGTGATATGGGCGCTGCAGATGGGGgatgtgagcaggtgggtctgggcaagAGGAATGTTGTGGATGTTGGTGAGCGTTTGTATGTGCACGTTttgtactgttgaaaaaaaatgaataaaaatcaaaagtaaagacACTAGAGGTTCCAATGGGATTACTTTTGATTTCACATAGGAAAAGAGTAGTCTAATACAATTCTGATAGAGTTGATTCAAAATCCTACAGGATTGCGAGAATCATATAGGGTCAAGAATCCTATAGAACTGCAAGAATCATATAGGATCCAAGATGATTACTTTTTATTTCCAATAGGAAAACAGTAGTCCAGTAGAATTCTAACAGTAGAGGTGACACAAAATCCTATAGGATTGTGAGAATTATATAGGattcttttgaaaaaaaataactRGTCCTATAAATCACTAGTCCTATAGGATGTTTTTACTAGGGTAGTGTAGTTTTGTTTCTTCCCTCTTATTCTCTATATAGTTTCCACTAAGCGTTCctatttctactgactgttactgggATAGAAGACTGGTTTATACTTGGTAGATCATTGTCGTTTCTGGAAAAATTGTATGGGAGAGATGGAATGTGAGAAGAGAACAGTGAAAGGGAGggtggagaaagtagagagagggagaggggtacgGGTGCTGAGGCAGGGTGTCAGTATCAGGCCAATSCAGCAAATGGCCAATCGCAAAACTCCATTGGTCGAGCCCCCAGACAGCTCAGTCAAtcagctctctccctctacttcaaCAGGAAATTCCCTTTCCAGGATGccacgacagagagacagacatatttTTTTTTGACACAGACACATTGAGCTTTGTGTTTGCCAGCACTGAGGCATGGTATGGGCTCAATCCTTTTTTTGGAATAGAAACTGAGTTTGAGCaccgtgtgtatgcgtgtgtgactATGCGTCTCCAATCAGCTGGAGTCCCATCATGTGATCTCTACCTCAGATcaagagaaagggaaaggagaACATACAAATAGAGGAAGTAAAAATGGTCTAACAGACTCTCAACTTCAGTTCTTTATACAAACTAGAATTGTTTCTGACTGTTCTTTGACACGGGGGAGGAGTTAcggagggagaaagtgagaggtagagagatggagaaagagggagaaagggagggaggaatatAGTATGAGggtagagagggaagaagaaaagagggagaggtacAGAGATGGAGGAACAGAATAGGGGGAGACTGAGGGAGGGAAATTGCCGAACAAAAGggtggaaaatgccagtgcgccaGTTTACTTGATAAAATAGCAAACTATAGTGCGTTTGACACTTGCAACTAAGCGGCAGCCGAAAATAAAGCCCTTGGTCTTGCCATATCCATGTTTCATATTTATTTGTGCAGGTCATTAACCTTATGTTTTTATTAATCCTAGGACATTTCTCttcccacacacatacagtatattcacttCAATATACTAATATACAATATACCATGAATAGTTGCACTTCACTTTTCAGCACCCTGTTTTTCTGTTCTGCTATTTCAACTCTCTTCACCCTTCCGTTTGCAAACTAAGAACAGTAAGCACtgaaaatctctctctcacacacacaaattacaaCATAGGCTACATTACAATGACTACAATGTAAGTTCCTTTATTAGATGAATTCCTCACATAGCTAGAAATCAACCCAGACATGAATTCACACCAACGTTTACAGTATTAGTAATTTGTTACAGATGAGTAAAATGTGCATTAATAACTACAGAATACAGAAGTAAAGTTTAAAATCCCAATGAAAATCATCTTAAAAAAAWAWATATGTTAAATGCTTAGTCTAGACTAgaatattaaattaaattacagGCATATTGTGAATTATACAGTATCTCCATGAGGTACTCTAAAGAACGGTCCCCTTCTAAAAGAACCATCTACCTCACAGATGTCATTGATAAGAGCTGATAGCTTTAGCCTAGCagttatactgtatactatatgcACAGAGTGGTtcactgctttggcaatgtttcaACACTAGCTGTCAGCCACAAATCACATGTTGTTAGCCCTGCACCAAGATATGAttatatgtttcatgttttggatCTCAGTGTGTTGCAGTAtgagtgtatatatgtgtgtgtaaagtgtgtaagtgcttgtgtgtatgtgttcgtacgtgtgtgtatggatgtatggatgtgtgtgtatggatgtgctTCACCATCACCTTTGACAATCTACTGTGGAATGTAATAGTCACCATCCCATACATATTCAATAGACCCGAGTTTTCTTTGCAGGTCAGTGCTTACCGACCGTATCACCTGCCTTCGCACCTCGTCATTTACTACTTGCCCAGCATCAAATGTCTCTCCATTGAACAGTTTGCTCAAGCTCTCTGCCTCGGCGCAGTTCCCGTAGGGCCACATCRTKGTTTCCGTTGTCTCAAGGCCAAACAGATTATGACATGATTTGCAAGGAMGCATCTCSTRCCCAGTCTTCACATTGAAAGCCTGGCACCTGACATTCGTTGGTAGTTCGAAGGTGTGGTCAAagttctttcttttcttcttggTGTTTGGGTCGTATGTCATCACGGCATTGGATACACGGCAGTTCCAGGTACGCAGACAGGACACAGCAACCATGATCTGTCCTTCTTGCCTCCCATTGCAGGACATGGACACTCCATAGTAACACTTTTTTCCTTGAACCTCCTTCCTTTGAGAGACACAGATGGTTGAGGAGGTGAACTGGTATTTCATTTTGGGTTCTGACATGTCTATGGCGATTTTCTGCAGAGTCGTCAGTATGTCGATCTCTCTGTCTGGTCCAAGCAAGGAGACCACCTGGGAGTAGATGACAACAGACGTCAAAAGAGAGGTCAGGTAGaatcccaaaaaataaaaaaagggtgGCCTGTATATTGCAGAGAAACCTTATTGCTATTCACACAATGATTTACACAAATATATACAGATAGGAGCAGATCAATATATTATGTTAGAGCAGGTCACACACATCTTTTTGTGAATACTTTACAAAAGTTTCTCCACAATATACTgtccactttttttttatttttacaaacggTAGACATCTTAGGATAGGAATGCCCCTTGTGGgctgtggtgtgtattcatggataccAAAGGAAGCCAgacttctctctgtgtttcagaaTTTCAACTCGCAAGACGCTGAATGTAcagtatctcacaggagaaagcatccaagtgaGTAAAACagtgctcctctgtctctctactggtatgccatctatctgatgctgtctggttcaAACgcgtatgacattgttgctgcaaatagcattgaaggcaagggaagccagcgagcgttttgtctcccttgataaaaaaaagtatacaaaatcagccaatcagcgttgagctaaactgagcgaactcaactgtgaatggtcctgacgcaccaaaacaaagtgtcaagggaagccagcttggattttggcGTCACTCTTCTATCAAATCCCACTGAAAAcatacatcattgacagaaaaacttgaattgttacatctcgttgtgttgtcctccggtggctagatagcttagctagctaaaattgtcctttcccaaaattagccatggatggagatagggatttggacttgtggttttacttaaatTATCTGTACtgaccaatgattataatggcgattgtgatccaaccattaattcatacattgttgtgcccctggcctgagaggatggatgtTCAATATGTAGTtggatgtagaaggctaatgttaacaagctaacgttggctatgAATGGatgttaggctagcgagcaagcattttagccaggtagcctaggacaaaaaataaaagtgtgtgctGTATGATAGaccgtttcatcaacatgaaagacTGGAgggtggcattggcgtttctctacaagtagggtgagtcaacatgtatttctactt
It encodes:
- the LOC112075244 gene encoding uncharacterized protein, whose product is MDAKQQKKAELLILAEASFRTNAFRIINVMIQLCKDRPDCKVHVDEILHSIFFLGFIHKPQQFTPNDILGELMPEVEEAFPRPFESYTCKLPKRTPFSSVLDMVVSLLGPDREIDILTTLQKIAIDMSEPKMKYQFTSSTICVSQRKEVQGKKCYYGVSMSCNGRQEGQIMVAVSCLRTWNCRVSNAVMTYDPNTKKKRKNFDHTFELPTNVRCQAFNVKTGXEMXPCKSCHNLFGLETTETXMWPYGNCAEAESLSKLFNGETFDAGQVVNDEVRRQVIRSVSTDLQRKLGSIEYVWDGDYYIPQ